The following proteins are co-located in the Camelina sativa cultivar DH55 chromosome 12, Cs, whole genome shotgun sequence genome:
- the LOC104730211 gene encoding uncharacterized protein LOC104730211 → MAIGSRVLICLTMILVISGTLLVPGHGTCQGDIEGLMKECAVYVQRPGAMVNPSAACCRVVKRSDISCACGRITASVLKMIDMDKVVHVSAFCGKPLAHGTKCGSYVVP, encoded by the exons ATGGCCATAGGTTCTCGTGTTTTGATTTGTCTCACAATGATCCTTGTAATTTCAGGAACACTACTAGTTCCAGGGCATGGCACGTGCCAAGGTGACATCGAAGGTCTGATGAAAGAATGCGCCGTCTACGTGCAGCGTCCCGGCGCAATGGTAAACCCCTCCGCAGCGTGCTGCAGAGTCGTTAAGAGATCAGACATCTCTTGCGCGTGTGGCCGTATCACAGCTTCAGTGCTAAAAATGATAGACATGGATAAGGTTGTTCATGTCTCTGCCTTTTGTGGGAAGCCTCTAGCTCATGGTACCAAGTGTGGAA GTTACGTTGTGCCATGA
- the LOC104730213 gene encoding crossover junction endonuclease MUS81-like isoform X2, translated as MDDERRAVRCPENQGLAAYVLQKKQEHADKPKGLSENLERTFVKAYRNVCDAKDPINTLKDLSQIKGFGKWMVKLMKGYFDAGAEGSEQEDLPDNHAGKKANGKKRYIPQRNSVAYALLITLHRRTTNGKEFMRKQELIDAADASGLSHAPVGPEKGKGKAGIGNSKREWYSGWSCMTTLIQKGLVVKSSNPAKYMLTVEGREVAKECIVRSGLPNSVDILSDDEMDPAPQAKKTPNQNPTCSFTLTEEQLYADPRSRAQAAIPNDILEKFTPFGYSKEQVVAAFREVSDGSGDKDPSTLWLSVMCHLRQAEVYNSCPDSRNKRKDSGGPSGAQTRQVDLEGSLAKKFRSCNDGFTLNPCSSSSSHAVKACSSSLVSDRTKGITNFPRLPPLRCEETFEEAYDVILILDDREKFATKGSRSRNIVDNICSEFNIKIEVRRLPVGDCIWIARHKYLEDEYVLDFIAERKNVDDMRSSIRDNRYRDQKLRLQRSGFKKLIYILEGDPNHSDAAESIKTACFTTEILEGFDVVRTQGLGETLRKYGYLTKSIYQYYKLRVNDNDKSKVAASCPSFDSFVKRCQDLDKMTISDVFAIQLMQIPQVTEEIAMAVLDMYPTLISLASAYSHLEGDVFEQEEMLRNRSYNVICASASKNIFKLVWGE; from the exons ATGGATGACGAGAGACGGGCCGTACGGTGTCCTGAGAATCAAGGTTTAGCGGCTTATGTGTTGCAAAAGAAGCAAGAACACGCTGATAAGCCCAAAGGCTTGTCTGAGAATCTGGAGAGGACGTTTGTTAAGGCGTATAGAAATGTCTGCGACGCCAAGGATCCCATTAACACACTCAAAGACTTGTCGCAGATCAA GGGCTTTGGCAAGTGGATGGTTAAGCTCATGAAAGGATATTTTGATGCTGGTGCTGAAGGTTCTGAGCAAGAAGATTTACCTGATAATCATGCTG GGAAAAAGGCCAATGGAAAGAAACGGTACATTCCGCAAAGAAACTCTGTGGCGTATGCATTACTAATAACCTTGCACAG AAGGACAACAAATGGGAAAGAATTCATGCGTAAACAAGAGCTTATTGATGCTGCTGATGCGAGTGGGCTCTCACATGCTCCTGTTGG GCCAGAGAAAGGCAAAGGGAAAGCAGGAATTGGAAACTCTAAGAGGGAGTGGTATAGTGGATGGAGCTGTATGACCACACTTATACAGAAGGGATTAGTGGTCAAATCTAGCAACCCAGCCAA GTACATGCTGACAGTTGAAGGTCGGGAAGTTGCAAAGGAATGTATAGTGCGATCTGGATTACCTAATTCAGTTGACATCTTATCTGATGATGAAATGGATCCTGCAccgcaagcaaagaaaacaccgAATCAAAATCCCACCTGTTCTTTTACGTTGACAGAAGAACAGCTATATGCTGATCCCAGATCTAGGGCACAAGCAGCCATTCCAAACGATATTCTTGAaaag TTTACACCGTTTGGTTATTCTAAGGAACAAGTCGTTGCTGCATTCAGAGAGGTTTCAGATGGATCTGGGGACAAGGATCCATCAACTCTCTGGCTCTCTGTAATGTGCCATCTTCGTCAAGCAGAGGTTTATAATTCCTGTCCGGACTCtcgaaataaaagaaaagattcaGGAGGACCTTCTGGAGCACAAACTC GTCAAGTTGATCTTGAGGGATCTCTTGCTAAGAAGTTTCGCTCTTGCAACGATGGATTCACCTTAAATCCATGTTCATCCAGTTCAAGTCATGCGGTGAAAGCCTGCTCATCTTCT TTGGTATCAGATAGAACCAAAGGGATAACAAATTTTCCACGCCTCCCTCCTCTTAGATGTGAAGAAACGTTTGAGGAGGCATATGATGTGATCTTGATACTGGATGATCGAGAAAAGTTCGCCACTAAGGG ATCACGGTCCAGGAATATAGTTGATAACATATGCTCTGAATTCAATATCAAGATTGAG GTTAGACGATTACCAGTCGGGGATTGTATCTGGATTGCTCGGCATAAGTACCTTGAGGATGAGTATGTTCTGGATTTTATTGCCGAGAGGAAGAATGTTGATGATATGCGCTCATCAATTAGAGATAATCGCTACAGGGACCAAAAACTCAGACTTCAG AGATCAGGATTCAAGAAGCTGATATACATTCTTGAAGGAGATCCAAACCATTCTGATGCAGCAGAAAGCATTAAAACGGC TTGTTTCACGACAGAGATTCTGGAGGGATTTGATGTTGTGAGGACACAAGGGCTGGGTGAGACGCTAAGAAAATACGGTTACCTCACTAAATCAATATATCAGTACTACAAGTTACGGGTGAATGATAATGACAAGAGCAAAGTGGCGGCCTCGTGTCCTTCTTTTGATAGTTTTGTCAAAAGGTGTCAAGACCTTGATAAAATGACAATCAGCGACGTATTTGCCATTCAGCTTATGCAG ATCCCGCAGGTAACTGAGGAAATTGCCATGGCTGTTCTTGATATGTACCCAACACTTATATCTCTTGCTTCTGCCTATTCTCATCTA GAAGGGGATGTCTTTGAGCAAGAAGAGATGTTGAGAAATCGAAGCTACAATGTAATATGTGCATCAGCTAGTAAGAATATATTCAAGTTAGTTTGGGGTGAATGA
- the LOC104730213 gene encoding crossover junction endonuclease MUS81-like isoform X1, which yields MDDERRAVRCPENQGLAAYVLQKKQEHADKPKGLSENLERTFVKAYRNVCDAKDPINTLKDLSQIKGFGKWMVKLMKGYFDAGAEGSEQEDLPDNHAGKKANGKKRYIPQRNSVAYALLITLHRRTTNGKEFMRKQELIDAADASGLSHAPVGPEKGKGKAGIGNSKREWYSGWSCMTTLIQKGLVVKSSNPAKYMLTVEGREVAKECIVRSGLPNSVDILSDDEMDPAPQAKKTPNQNPTCSFTLTEEQLYADPRSRAQAAIPNDILEKFTPFGYSKEQVVAAFREVSDGSGDKDPSTLWLSVMCHLRQAEVYNSCPDSRNKRKDSGGPSGAQTRQVDLEGSLAKKFRSCNDGFTLNPCSSSSSHAVKACSSSLVSDRTKGITNFPRLPPLRCEETFEEAYDVILILDDREKFATKGSRSRNIVDNICSEFNIKIEVRRLPVGDCIWIARHKYLEDEYVLDFIAERKNVDDMRSSIRDNRYRDQKLRLQRSGFKKLIYILEGDPNHSDAAESIKTACFTTEILEGFDVVRTQGLGETLRKYGYLTKSIYQYYKLRVNDNDKSKVAASCPSFDSFVKRCQDLDKMTISDVFAIQLMQVLSLAMHFSVLICEWFCESISIDKYLVQIPQVTEEIAMAVLDMYPTLISLASAYSHLEGDVFEQEEMLRNRSYNVICASASKNIFKLVWGE from the exons ATGGATGACGAGAGACGGGCCGTACGGTGTCCTGAGAATCAAGGTTTAGCGGCTTATGTGTTGCAAAAGAAGCAAGAACACGCTGATAAGCCCAAAGGCTTGTCTGAGAATCTGGAGAGGACGTTTGTTAAGGCGTATAGAAATGTCTGCGACGCCAAGGATCCCATTAACACACTCAAAGACTTGTCGCAGATCAA GGGCTTTGGCAAGTGGATGGTTAAGCTCATGAAAGGATATTTTGATGCTGGTGCTGAAGGTTCTGAGCAAGAAGATTTACCTGATAATCATGCTG GGAAAAAGGCCAATGGAAAGAAACGGTACATTCCGCAAAGAAACTCTGTGGCGTATGCATTACTAATAACCTTGCACAG AAGGACAACAAATGGGAAAGAATTCATGCGTAAACAAGAGCTTATTGATGCTGCTGATGCGAGTGGGCTCTCACATGCTCCTGTTGG GCCAGAGAAAGGCAAAGGGAAAGCAGGAATTGGAAACTCTAAGAGGGAGTGGTATAGTGGATGGAGCTGTATGACCACACTTATACAGAAGGGATTAGTGGTCAAATCTAGCAACCCAGCCAA GTACATGCTGACAGTTGAAGGTCGGGAAGTTGCAAAGGAATGTATAGTGCGATCTGGATTACCTAATTCAGTTGACATCTTATCTGATGATGAAATGGATCCTGCAccgcaagcaaagaaaacaccgAATCAAAATCCCACCTGTTCTTTTACGTTGACAGAAGAACAGCTATATGCTGATCCCAGATCTAGGGCACAAGCAGCCATTCCAAACGATATTCTTGAaaag TTTACACCGTTTGGTTATTCTAAGGAACAAGTCGTTGCTGCATTCAGAGAGGTTTCAGATGGATCTGGGGACAAGGATCCATCAACTCTCTGGCTCTCTGTAATGTGCCATCTTCGTCAAGCAGAGGTTTATAATTCCTGTCCGGACTCtcgaaataaaagaaaagattcaGGAGGACCTTCTGGAGCACAAACTC GTCAAGTTGATCTTGAGGGATCTCTTGCTAAGAAGTTTCGCTCTTGCAACGATGGATTCACCTTAAATCCATGTTCATCCAGTTCAAGTCATGCGGTGAAAGCCTGCTCATCTTCT TTGGTATCAGATAGAACCAAAGGGATAACAAATTTTCCACGCCTCCCTCCTCTTAGATGTGAAGAAACGTTTGAGGAGGCATATGATGTGATCTTGATACTGGATGATCGAGAAAAGTTCGCCACTAAGGG ATCACGGTCCAGGAATATAGTTGATAACATATGCTCTGAATTCAATATCAAGATTGAG GTTAGACGATTACCAGTCGGGGATTGTATCTGGATTGCTCGGCATAAGTACCTTGAGGATGAGTATGTTCTGGATTTTATTGCCGAGAGGAAGAATGTTGATGATATGCGCTCATCAATTAGAGATAATCGCTACAGGGACCAAAAACTCAGACTTCAG AGATCAGGATTCAAGAAGCTGATATACATTCTTGAAGGAGATCCAAACCATTCTGATGCAGCAGAAAGCATTAAAACGGC TTGTTTCACGACAGAGATTCTGGAGGGATTTGATGTTGTGAGGACACAAGGGCTGGGTGAGACGCTAAGAAAATACGGTTACCTCACTAAATCAATATATCAGTACTACAAGTTACGGGTGAATGATAATGACAAGAGCAAAGTGGCGGCCTCGTGTCCTTCTTTTGATAGTTTTGTCAAAAGGTGTCAAGACCTTGATAAAATGACAATCAGCGACGTATTTGCCATTCAGCTTATGCAGGTACTGAGTCTGGCTATGCATTTTTCGGTTCTTATATGTGAATGGTTCTGCGAATCCATTTCGATTGATAAGTATTTGGTGCAGATCCCGCAGGTAACTGAGGAAATTGCCATGGCTGTTCTTGATATGTACCCAACACTTATATCTCTTGCTTCTGCCTATTCTCATCTA GAAGGGGATGTCTTTGAGCAAGAAGAGATGTTGAGAAATCGAAGCTACAATGTAATATGTGCATCAGCTAGTAAGAATATATTCAAGTTAGTTTGGGGTGAATGA